In Macadamia integrifolia cultivar HAES 741 chromosome 5, SCU_Mint_v3, whole genome shotgun sequence, a single window of DNA contains:
- the LOC122077742 gene encoding methylsterol monooxygenase 1-2-like isoform X2, protein MLPYQTLQEAEVALGRELTFAEKLWFKYSAQKSDYYLYCHNILFLCCIFSLVPLPLAFIELKLSKNFDKYKIQPKVRLSISDMVRCYKEVMRMFILVVGPLQLVSYPIVKMVGIRTGLPLPSGWEIVLQLLVYVIVEDFGNYWIHRWLHCKWGYEKIHCVHHEFTAPIGFAAPYAHWAEILVLGIPSFVGPAMVPGHMITFWLWMALRQIEAIDTHSGYDFPWSATKYIPFYGGAEYHDYHHYVGGQSQSNFASVFTYCDYIYGTDKGYRFQKKHLGQLKEKWTNGTEREYKSE, encoded by the exons ATGCTGCCGTATCAGACTTTACAAGAAGCAGAGGTAGCTCTGGGCAGAGAGTTGACATTCGCCGAGAAGCTATGGTTCAAATACTCCGCCCAGAAGTCCGATTACTACCTATACTGTCACAATATTCTCTTCTTGTGCTGCATTTTCTCTTTGGTTCCTCTGCCATTGGCTTTCATAGAGCTGAAGCTATCCAAGAACTTCGATAAGTACAAGATTCAGCCCAAAGTGAGGTTATCTATTTCCGACATGGTTAGATGCTACAAAGAAGTCATGCGCATGTTCATACTTGTCGTCGGTCCTCTGCAACTCGTCTCTTATCCGATTGTGAAG ATGGTTGGAATCAGGACGGGTTTGCCGTTGCCATCGGGTTGGGAAATTGTTCTGCAGCTGTTAGTGTATGTTATTGTTGAGGATTTTGGGAATTACTGGATCCATCGCTGGCTACACTGTAAATGGGGATATGAAAAAATTCACTGCGTCCACCACGAGTTTACTGCTCCAATTGGTTTCGCTGCTCCTTACGCTCAttgggctgagattttggtCCTCGGTATTCCTTCGTTTGTTGGACCGGCGATGGTTCCCGGGCACATGATTACATTTTGGCTGTGGATGGCTCTGCGGCAGATAGAGGCTATTGACACGCACAGTGG GTATGACTTCCCTTGGAGTGCCACAAAGTATATCCCCTTCTATGGAGGTGCGGAGTACCATGATTACCACCATTATGTTGGGGGTCAAAGCCAAAGCAACTTTGCTTCAGTGTTCACCTACTGCGACTACATCTATGGAACTGATAAG GGCTATCGGTTTCAGAAGAAGCACCTTGGACAG TTGAAGGAGAAATGGACAAATGGTACTGAACGAGAGTACAAATCGGAGTAG
- the LOC122077742 gene encoding methylsterol monooxygenase 1-2-like isoform X1, translating to MLPYQTLQEAEVALGRELTFAEKLWFKYSAQKSDYYLYCHNILFLCCIFSLVPLPLAFIELKLSKNFDKYKIQPKVRLSISDMVRCYKEVMRMFILVVGPLQLVSYPIVKMVGIRTGLPLPSGWEIVLQLLVYVIVEDFGNYWIHRWLHCKWGYEKIHCVHHEFTAPIGFAAPYAHWAEILVLGIPSFVGPAMVPGHMITFWLWMALRQIEAIDTHSGYDFPWSATKYIPFYGGAEYHDYHHYVGGQSQSNFASVFTYCDYIYGTDKGYRFQKKHLGQVNLHPSCAFFSIRWCLDCLHADRIFGECIYIWVLRNANWLDLFSTHLLLNM from the exons ATGCTGCCGTATCAGACTTTACAAGAAGCAGAGGTAGCTCTGGGCAGAGAGTTGACATTCGCCGAGAAGCTATGGTTCAAATACTCCGCCCAGAAGTCCGATTACTACCTATACTGTCACAATATTCTCTTCTTGTGCTGCATTTTCTCTTTGGTTCCTCTGCCATTGGCTTTCATAGAGCTGAAGCTATCCAAGAACTTCGATAAGTACAAGATTCAGCCCAAAGTGAGGTTATCTATTTCCGACATGGTTAGATGCTACAAAGAAGTCATGCGCATGTTCATACTTGTCGTCGGTCCTCTGCAACTCGTCTCTTATCCGATTGTGAAG ATGGTTGGAATCAGGACGGGTTTGCCGTTGCCATCGGGTTGGGAAATTGTTCTGCAGCTGTTAGTGTATGTTATTGTTGAGGATTTTGGGAATTACTGGATCCATCGCTGGCTACACTGTAAATGGGGATATGAAAAAATTCACTGCGTCCACCACGAGTTTACTGCTCCAATTGGTTTCGCTGCTCCTTACGCTCAttgggctgagattttggtCCTCGGTATTCCTTCGTTTGTTGGACCGGCGATGGTTCCCGGGCACATGATTACATTTTGGCTGTGGATGGCTCTGCGGCAGATAGAGGCTATTGACACGCACAGTGG GTATGACTTCCCTTGGAGTGCCACAAAGTATATCCCCTTCTATGGAGGTGCGGAGTACCATGATTACCACCATTATGTTGGGGGTCAAAGCCAAAGCAACTTTGCTTCAGTGTTCACCTACTGCGACTACATCTATGGAACTGATAAG GGCTATCGGTTTCAGAAGAAGCACCTTGGACAGGTAAACCTGCACCCTTCTTGTGCATTTTTCTCAATCAGATggtgtcttgactgcttgcacGCAGATAGGATCTTTGgagagtgtatatatatatgggttcTTAGGAATGCGAATTGGCTGGATCTGTTTTCCACCCATTTGTTATTAAACATGTGA